One Ficedula albicollis isolate OC2 chromosome Z, FicAlb1.5, whole genome shotgun sequence DNA window includes the following coding sequences:
- the FST gene encoding follistatin produces MLNQRIHPGMLLILMFLCHFMEDHTVQAGNCWLRQARNGRCQVLYKTDLSKEECCKSGRLTTSWTAEDVNDNTLFKWMIFNGGAPNCIPCKETCENVDCGPGKKCKMNKKNKPRCVCAPDCSNITWKGPVCGLDGKTYRNECALLKARCKEQPELEVQYQGKCKKTCRDVLCPGSSTCVVDQTNNAYCVTCNRICPEPTSPEQYLCGNDGITYASACHLRKATCLLGRSIGLAYEGKCVKAKSCEDIQCSAGKKCLWDFKVGRGRCALCDELCPESKSEEAVCASDNTTYPSECAMKEAACSMGVLLEVKHSGSCNSINEDPEDEEEDEDQDYSFPISSILEW; encoded by the exons GAGAATCCACCCGGGCATGCTCTTAATCCTGATGTTTCTGTGCCACTTCATGGAAGATCACACAGTGCAGG CTGGGAACTGCTGGCTCCGCCAGGCGCGGAACGGGCGCTGCCAGGTCCTCTACAAAACCGACCTCAGCAAGGAGGAGTGCTGCAAGAGCGGCCGCCTGACCACGTCGTGGACGGCAGAGGACGTCAACGACAACACGCTTTTTAAGTGGATGATTTTTAATGGGGGAGCCCCAAACTGCATCCCGTGCAAAG AAACATGCGAGAATGTGGACTGTGGACCCGGgaagaaatgtaaaatgaacAAGAAGAATAAACCTCGGTGTGTTTGTGCTCCGGATTGCTCTAATATCACTTGGAAGGGCCCTGTGTGTGGCTTAGATGGGAAAACCTACAGGAACGAGTGCGCCCTTCTCAAAGCCAGATGTAAAGAACAGCCTGAACTTGAAGTCCAGTATCAGGGCAAATGCAAAA AGACCTGCAGGGATGTCTtgtgcccaggcagctccacatGTGTGGTTGACCAAACCAACAATGCCTACTGTGTGACATGTAACCGAATTTGTCCAGAGCCTACCTCTCCTGAACAGTATCTCTGCGGGAATGACGGCATAACCTACGCCAGTGCCTGCCACCTCAGGAAAGCTACCTGCCTCCTGGGAAGATCCATTGGATTAGCCTATGAAGGAAAATGCGTCA AAGCCAAATCCTGTGAAGACATTCAATGCAGTGCTGGGAAGAAATGCCTGTGGGATTTTAAGGTTGGCAGAGGTCGGTGTGCCCTCTGTGATGAGCTATGCCCTGAAAGCAAGTCAGAAGAAGCAGTGTGTGCCAGCGATAACACAACTTACCCGAGCGAGTGTGCCATGAAAGAGGCAGCTTGCTCCATGGGTGTGCTTCTAGAAGTTAAGCACTCTGGATCTTGCAACT